A genomic stretch from Neodiprion fabricii isolate iyNeoFabr1 chromosome 3, iyNeoFabr1.1, whole genome shotgun sequence includes:
- the LOC124178932 gene encoding focal adhesion kinase 1 isoform X3, translating into MSTGGDGGGVGVQTGVGGGGRGTPPHGSPTPMDKATLKVHLPNGGFNVVKFGDAIDVRGIISLVTSRLAVSTRQYRHLYAMRLHHPGSGESYWLHQDTTMYQVQEKYERKHPHSEWRYELRVRYLPQNLNDLYEKDKVTFYYYYDQVRNDYLSANHATLDQDVAVQLCCLEIRYFFKDMPQIALDKKSNLEYLEREVGLHKFLPRTVLNGMKPKALRKLIQQHFKKVAALSELECMFKFFELLRSYYRFDQERFICALGSSWSIPVELVIGPDLGISYMAHRGGTVPSRIAEFSQIQSIQTLVSDCKEHAKACIKLRVAGAAETLSITCSSLDQAESLADLIDGYCRLTTGSNTSLWNRKAASWKNYPCPCKDAHPPKYRHDATDSPEKNSGKTGTILSEDYAEIVDEEGDYSTPATRDYEIVRNQVELGEIIGEGQFGNVHKGSYRGRDGQLVAVAVKTCKVDADLATAEKFLEEAYIMQQFEHPHIIRLIGVCSEAPIWLVMELARLGEMRAYLQSNKHRLDVATLLLYTFQLSTALSYLESKKFVHRDIAARNVLVSSNTCVKLADFGLSRWVEDQSYYTASKCKLPIKWMAPESINFRRFTTSSDVWMFGVCMWEILMLGVKPFQGVRNNEVIRKLENGERLELPKHCPPRLYSLMSQCWSYEPSKRPTFKDIRENLHEILREEKHQQQETMRRENRRVQAMSWGADEAPPPKPSRQPQNSSESGSSMSSVAPVSTYIVAQSPEVLAQLLKDNQSRGVCPSVYTTPASPFNTLAVQFQDEDQALTTAIATDLPFALDQTVTSETPALHHDTHSIEDMDSLDSNDTISPLMSSLSMSESSIVAQTQSPVTGRKHQVKDTQNLYSVSSKLVGSITGDLYAPVQKLVTSNPIPITSSSQPAGTCGEIYGPVVNFTQSSAIVGNLSQSPSLGGNTGEGSGNHAQTVSADTIVMGQIQYTNSAHLQTTQASSSSVNHYGNSPNQSYVGGQNAASTGAGYPRSSGLSSVSSTVPVSNTECLYGPVMKFRARATVQNQSANPMSSTPPSVSHIQNARSNLVYSPMPGQNYQPQPFYPQNYQDQEQVYSNVVQARPLSYGSRAQSGQNFQRQSSQGQYVIYSQNQQCEQQNGANPIYTVHATPTSVAQAQCFNQAYSMQSGPTHSQPFQQATPPQTSHPVQSYMSTSNHSTQQELLTTLANTEASQISHQHSDSSILQSSLSGATGVVKGHGSQVHHSTSNPITSQTNQRTQVATGVNVTQQQSLHTQLATAVPRSNPPLLATGIAKITTFVTHKSDEQLTRSINSALSSSLVSSAVSDSTISSTSSVTEESQQDQRNTQSQLFDGAIEHFGHSVDDEQKLLEQRLLEQQRQSEEDSRWLAREEKRLSIATSGDESGSPLGPRSVTQSPSNEATPVNTGSLGLDKGSDKVIIVKKMEPTPTADLDRTNDKVYDCTTSVVRAVMSLSQGVQQSKAEQYLELVRKVGVELRALLTSVDSLMEILPACAHREVEMAHKVLSKDMAELVSAMKLAQSYSATTLDAEYRKGMLSAAHILAMDAKNLLDVIDSIRIRYPYVNEQICQRVEGSSEPELSVENKVHSSQSGEILRRSQSTERHGSMFRQSQSGDVLHRMGQSVERTPQDSQSDVSCNSTIERRHHMVTNSLERNSTARRQMATNSLERKRPSLSCNMGIPGNLANLPPLVPVSCSIVQSATPVIHPSHVGGTAVANQSSSMFAVHNETYNETSNETLPNDS; encoded by the exons ATGAGCACTGGAGGGGATGGGGGCGGCGTCGGCGTCCAGACCGGCGTCGGCGGAGGTGGTCGTGGAACCCCTCCGCACGGCTCGCCTACCCCAATGGACAAGGCAACGCTCAAGGTTCACTTGCCCAATG GGGGTTTCAATGTCGTCAAATTTGGTGATGCAATTGACGTTAGGGGGATCATTTCACTCGTGACGAGCCGGCTGGCGGTAAGCACCAGGCAATATCGTCACCTCTACGCCATGAGGTTACACCATCCAGGATCTGGGGAGAGCTACTGGCTTCATCAGGACACAACCATGTACCAG GttcaagaaaaatacgaaCGGAAGCATCCTCATAGCGAGTGGAGGTACGAATTAAGGGTCCGATATCTACCGCAGAACCTTAATGATCTCTACGAAAAGGACAAAGTTACGTTTTACTACTATTACGATCAG GTGAGGAACGACTACCTGAGCGCAAATCACGCCACCCTGGACCAAGATGTTGCCGTACAATTGTGCTGTCTTGAGATTCGGTACTTCTTCAAAGACATGCCGCAAATTGCGCTGGACAAGAAAAGCAACTTggaatatttggaaagagaG GTCGGACTTCACAAGTTTCTGCCCCGAACCGTTTTGAATGGCATGAAACCGAAAGCACTCCGCAAGCTGATACAACAACATTTCAAAAAAGTAGCCGCCCTTTCCGAACTCGAATGTATGTTCAAATTCTTTGAACTTCTTCGATCCTACTACAGATTTGACCAGGAGAGATTCATATGCGCATTGGGG TCGAGCTGGTCGATACCAGTTGAACTTGTGATTGGACCTGACTTGGGCATTTCATACATGGCACATCGAGGTGGAACAGTG cCGTCGCGAATAGCCGAGTTCTCGCAGATCCAGTCAATTCAGACTTTGGTGTCGGATTGCAAGGAACATGCAAAGGCCTGCATCAAATTGAGAGTGGCAGGAGCTGCAGAAACCCTGAGTATCACTTGCTCGAGTTTGGATCAAGCAGAGAGTCTGGCAGACTTGATCGATGGATACTGTAGGCTAACCACTGGGAGTAACACATCTTTGTGGAATAGAAAAG CTGCATCCTGGAAAAATTATCCCTGCCCTTGTAAAG ATGCTCATCCACCAAAGTATAGGCATGACGCAACAGACAGTCCCGAGAAAAATTCCGGAAAAACAGGAACAATTCTATCTGAGGACTATGCAGAGATTGTCGACGAGGAAGGAGATTACTCAACGCCGGCTA CTCGAGACTACGAAATTGTTAGAAATCAAGTCGAGCTAGGTGAAATAATCGGAGAAGGTCAATTCGGCAACGTTCACAAAGGATCGTACAGAGGCCGAGATGGTCAACTTGTAGCCGTTGCAGTAAAAACTTGTAAAGTCGACGCAGACCTCGCAACTGCCGAAAAGTTCCTCGAAGAAGCAT ATATTATGCAGCAATTTGAGCATCCACACATAATACGATTAATTGGTGTCTGCTCTGAGGCTCCGATATGGTTGGTCATGGAGTTAGCACGGCTTGGAGAAATGCGCGCTTATCTTCAGTCCAATAAGCACAGGCTTGATGTAGCCACTCTTCTATTGTATACTTTCCAGTTGAGTACAGCTCTATCGTATCTTGAGAGCAAAAAATTCGTTCACAG AGACATAGCTGCAAGAAACGTTCTGGTATCATCGAACACTTGCGTAAAATTGGCTGACTTTGGTCTTAGCCGATGGGTCGAGGACCAGAGCTACTACACAGCGAGCAAGTGCAAGCTGCCAATCAAATGGATGGCACCGGAGAGCATAAACTTCCGTAGATTTACAACATCCTCGGATGTATGGATGTTTG GAGTGTGTATGTGGGAAATCCTGATGTTGGGCGTCAAGCCATTCCAAGGAGTGCGGAATAACGAGGTGATACGGAAGTTGGAAAATGGAGAAAGGCTAGAACTCCCAAAGCATTGTCCTCCAAGACTGTATTCTCTGATGTCTCAATGCTGGAGTTACGAGCCAAGCAAGAGACCAACTTTCAAAGACATACGAGAAAATTTGCA TGAAATTTTACGGGAAGAAAAGCACCAGCAACAAGAGACAATGAGGCGAGAGAATAGGAGAGTTCAAGCAATGTCTTGGG GTGCAGACGAAGCCCCACCACCCAAACCATCACGTCAACCACAAAACTCAAGCGAATCGGGAAGTAGCATGAGCTCAGTCGCTCCAGTGTCAACATACATTGTTGCCCAGAGTCCGGAGGTACTTGCCCAACTTCTCAAGGACAACCAATCTCGGGGGGTATGTCCCTCCGTCTACACAACCCCCGCATCCCCATTTAACACACTCGCAGTGCAATTTCAAGACGAGGATCAAGCTCTAACTACCGCCATCGCTACTGACCTACCCTTCGCCCTTGACCAAACCGTAACTTCTGAAACCCCTGCCCTTCACCACGATACTCATTCGATCGAAGACATGGACTCTCTAGACAGCAATGACACAATTTCACCACTAATGTCGAGCCTTAGTATGTCCGAATCTAGTATAGTTGCACAAACCCAGTCCCCAGTTACAGGGAGAAAGCATCAAGTTAAAGACACCCAAAACTTGTACTCTGTCAGCTCGAAGCTGGTTGGCAGTATTACTGGCGATTTATATGCTCCTGTGCAAAAACTCGTCACATCAAATCCCATACCAATAACTTCATCTTCGCAGCCCGCAGGTACCTGCGGTGAAATTTACGGGCCGGTTGTTAACTTTACTCAGAGTTCTGCGATCGTAGGAAACCTTAGTCAGAGTCCAAGTCTTGGTGGTAATACCGGGGAAGGTTCAGGAAATCATGCGCAGACTGTTAGTGCCGACACGATTGTTATGGGACAAATCCAATACACGAATAGCGCTCATTTGCAAACCACCCAAGCTTCATCTAGTTCAGTGAATCATTACGGTAATTCCCCGAATCAGTCATACGTTGGTGGACAGAATGCTGCTAGCACCGGTGCAGGTTACCCACGTAGTAGTGGTTTATCCAGTGTGAGTAGTACAGTTCCTGTATCAAATACTGAGTGTCTCTACGGCCCCGTTATGAAATTTCGCGCTAGAGCTACGGTTCAAAATCAAAGTGCAAATCCAATGTCCTCAACACCTCCAAGTGTATCACATATTCAAAATGCGAGAAGTAATTTAGTGTATAGCCCCATGCCGGGACAAAATTATCAGCCGCAACCATTTTATCCAcaaaattatcaagatcaaGAACAAGTCTATTCTAACGTGGTTCAAGCACGACCACTTTCTTACGGGTCTCGAGCCCAGTCTGGTCAAAACTTTCAAAGACAAAGCTCCCAGGGGCAATATGTCATTTATTCGCAAAACCAGCAATGCGAGCAACAAAACGGTGCAAATCCTATTTATACGGTTCATGCCACACCTACATCTGTCGCCCAAGCTCAGTGTTTCAATCAAGCATATTCAATGCAAAGCGGTCCTACTCATAGTCAGCCTTTTCAACAGGCCACACCCCCTCAAACTTCACATCCCGTTCAGTCCTATATGAGTACTTCCAATCATTCAACTCAGCAAGAATTATTGACAACTTTAGCAAATACTGAGGCCTCACAAATTTCACATCAACATTCGGATAGCTCAATATTGCAAAGTTCACTCTCTGGGGCAACGGGCGTGGTGAAAGGTCACGGCTCTCAGGTACACCATTCTACCTCCAATCCCATAACGTCGCAAACAAATCAACGTACCCAAGTAGCGACGGGTGTTAATGTAACGCAGCAACAAAGTCTTCACACACAATTGGCGACGGCAGTACCGAGGTCAAATCCGCCCTTGTTGGCGACTGGGATAGCAAAGATAACTACGTTTGTAACTCATAAATCTGACGAACAGTTGACCCGTTCTATCAACAGTGCGTTATCTAGTTCCCTGGTGTCGTCAGCCGTTAGCGACAGCACTATTTCGTCGACCAGTTCGGTGACGGAGGAAAGCCAACAAGATCAG CGAAACACACAATCGCAGCTGTTCGATGGCGCTATCGAGCACTTTGGTCATAGTGTGGACGATGAACAGAAATTACTCGAACAAAGACTACTAGAACAGCAACGTCAGTCCGAAGAAGATAGCAGGTGGCTCGCGAGAGAAGAG AAACGACTTTCGATCGCAACTAGTGGCGACGAAAGTGGAAGTCCTCTAGGACCTCGTTCGGTGACCCAATCACCCAGTAATGAAGCTACACCCGTCAACACAGGATCCCTTGGTCTAGATAAGGGCTCTGATAAAGTTATCATCGTCAAG AAAATGGAACCGACACCGACAGCCGATTTAGATAGGACTAACGACAAAGTATATGACTGTACAACGAGTGTCGTCAGAGCTGTTATGTCTCTTTCCCAGG GTGTGCAACAAAGTAAAGCCGAACAGTATCTTGAGCTGGTAAGAAAGGTGGGCGTGGAACTACGAGCACTCCTCACATCTGTGGATTCTCTAATGGAAATCTTACCGGCATGCGCGCATCGAGAAGTAGAAATGGCTCACAAAGTTCTGAGCAAAGATATGGCTGAACTTGTTTCCGCTATGAAATTGGCCCAGAGCTACAGTGCCACAACTTTAGATGCAGAGTATAGAAA agGCATGTTATCCGCAGCGCATATATTGGCTATGGATGCGAAAAATCTTTTGGATGTCATTGACTCCATACGAATCCGTTACCCGTATGTTAACGAACAAATTTGTCAAAGAGTGGAGGGATCTAGTGAGCCCGAATTGTCTGTAGAAAATAAAGTTCATTCCAGCCAATCTGGAGAGATACTAAGAAGGAGTCAGTCAACCGAACGGCATGGATCAATGTTTAGGCAAAGCCAAAGTGGAGACGTGTTGCACAGAATGGGCCAATCGGTAGAGAGAACACCTCAG GATAGCCAATCAGATGTTAGTTGCAATTCTACAATAGAAAGAAGACATCATATGGTGACGAACAGTTTGGAACGTAATTCGACAGCAAGAAGACAAATGGCGACTAATAGTTTGGAGAGAAAGAGGCCGTCCCTATCATGCAATATGGGGATTCCTGGCAATCTGGCCAATCTTCCGCCATTGGTTCCGGTTTCTTGTAGCATAGTCCAGTCAGCTACACCAGTCATACATCCGAGTCATGTGGGTGGAACTGCAGTTGCCAACCAATCTTCTTCCATGTTTGCAGTTCACAATGAAACGTACAATGAAACATCCAACGAAACGCTACCAAATGACAGCTAA
- the LOC124178932 gene encoding uncharacterized protein LOC124178932 isoform X6 encodes MKPKALRKLIQQHFKKVAALSELECMFKFFELLRSYYRFDQERFICALGSSWSIPVELVIGPDLGISYMAHRGGTVPSRIAEFSQIQSIQTLVSDCKEHAKACIKLRVAGAAETLSITCSSLDQAESLADLIDGYCRLTTGSNTSLWNRKAASWKNYPCPCKDAHPPKYRHDATDSPEKNSGKTGTILSEDYAEIVDEEGDYSTPATRDYEIVRNQVELGEIIGEGQFGNVHKGSYRGRDGQLVAVAVKTCKVDADLATAEKFLEEAYIMQQFEHPHIIRLIGVCSEAPIWLVMELARLGEMRAYLQSNKHRLDVATLLLYTFQLSTALSYLESKKFVHRDIAARNVLVSSNTCVKLADFGLSRWVEDQSYYTASKCKLPIKWMAPESINFRRFTTSSDVWMFGVCMWEILMLGVKPFQGVRNNEVIRKLENGERLELPKHCPPRLYSLMSQCWSYEPSKRPTFKDIRENLHEILREEKHQQQETMRRENRRVQAMSWGADEAPPPKPSRQPQNSSESGSSMSSVAPVSTYIVAQSPEVLAQLLKDNQSRGVCPSVYTTPASPFNTLAVQFQDEDQALTTAIATDLPFALDQTVTSETPALHHDTHSIEDMDSLDSNDTISPLMSSLSMSESSIVAQTQSPVTGRKHQVKDTQNLYSVSSKLVGSITGDLYAPVQKLVTSNPIPITSSSQPAGTCGEIYGPVVNFTQSSAIVGNLSQSPSLGGNTGEGSGNHAQTVSADTIVMGQIQYTNSAHLQTTQASSSSVNHYGNSPNQSYVGGQNAASTGAGYPRSSGLSSVSSTVPVSNTECLYGPVMKFRARATVQNQSANPMSSTPPSVSHIQNARSNLVYSPMPGQNYQPQPFYPQNYQDQEQVYSNVVQARPLSYGSRAQSGQNFQRQSSQGQYVIYSQNQQCEQQNGANPIYTVHATPTSVAQAQCFNQAYSMQSGPTHSQPFQQATPPQTSHPVQSYMSTSNHSTQQELLTTLANTEASQISHQHSDSSILQSSLSGATGVVKGHGSQVHHSTSNPITSQTNQRTQVATGVNVTQQQSLHTQLATAVPRSNPPLLATGIAKITTFVTHKSDEQLTRSINSALSSSLVSSAVSDSTISSTSSVTEESQQDQRNTQSQLFDGAIEHFGHSVDDEQKLLEQRLLEQQRQSEEDSRWLAREEKRLSIATSGDESGSPLGPRSVTQSPSNEATPVNTGSLGLDKGSDKVIIVKKMEPTPTADLDRTNDKVYDCTTSVVRAVMSLSQGVQQSKAEQYLELVRKVGVELRALLTSVDSLMEILPACAHREVEMAHKVLSKDMAELVSAMKLAQSYSATTLDAEYRKGMLSAAHILAMDAKNLLDVIDSIRIRYPYVNEQICQRVEGSSEPELSVENKVHSSQSGEILRRSQSTERHGSMFRQSQSGDVLHRMGQSVERTPQDSQSDVSCNSTIERRHHMVTNSLERNSTARRQMATNSLERKRPSLSCNMGIPGNLANLPPLVPVSCSIVQSATPVIHPSHVGGTAVANQSSSMFAVHNETYNETSNETLPNDS; translated from the exons ATGAAACCGAAAGCACTCCGCAAGCTGATACAACAACATTTCAAAAAAGTAGCCGCCCTTTCCGAACTCGAATGTATGTTCAAATTCTTTGAACTTCTTCGATCCTACTACAGATTTGACCAGGAGAGATTCATATGCGCATTGGGG TCGAGCTGGTCGATACCAGTTGAACTTGTGATTGGACCTGACTTGGGCATTTCATACATGGCACATCGAGGTGGAACAGTG cCGTCGCGAATAGCCGAGTTCTCGCAGATCCAGTCAATTCAGACTTTGGTGTCGGATTGCAAGGAACATGCAAAGGCCTGCATCAAATTGAGAGTGGCAGGAGCTGCAGAAACCCTGAGTATCACTTGCTCGAGTTTGGATCAAGCAGAGAGTCTGGCAGACTTGATCGATGGATACTGTAGGCTAACCACTGGGAGTAACACATCTTTGTGGAATAGAAAAG CTGCATCCTGGAAAAATTATCCCTGCCCTTGTAAAG ATGCTCATCCACCAAAGTATAGGCATGACGCAACAGACAGTCCCGAGAAAAATTCCGGAAAAACAGGAACAATTCTATCTGAGGACTATGCAGAGATTGTCGACGAGGAAGGAGATTACTCAACGCCGGCTA CTCGAGACTACGAAATTGTTAGAAATCAAGTCGAGCTAGGTGAAATAATCGGAGAAGGTCAATTCGGCAACGTTCACAAAGGATCGTACAGAGGCCGAGATGGTCAACTTGTAGCCGTTGCAGTAAAAACTTGTAAAGTCGACGCAGACCTCGCAACTGCCGAAAAGTTCCTCGAAGAAGCAT ATATTATGCAGCAATTTGAGCATCCACACATAATACGATTAATTGGTGTCTGCTCTGAGGCTCCGATATGGTTGGTCATGGAGTTAGCACGGCTTGGAGAAATGCGCGCTTATCTTCAGTCCAATAAGCACAGGCTTGATGTAGCCACTCTTCTATTGTATACTTTCCAGTTGAGTACAGCTCTATCGTATCTTGAGAGCAAAAAATTCGTTCACAG AGACATAGCTGCAAGAAACGTTCTGGTATCATCGAACACTTGCGTAAAATTGGCTGACTTTGGTCTTAGCCGATGGGTCGAGGACCAGAGCTACTACACAGCGAGCAAGTGCAAGCTGCCAATCAAATGGATGGCACCGGAGAGCATAAACTTCCGTAGATTTACAACATCCTCGGATGTATGGATGTTTG GAGTGTGTATGTGGGAAATCCTGATGTTGGGCGTCAAGCCATTCCAAGGAGTGCGGAATAACGAGGTGATACGGAAGTTGGAAAATGGAGAAAGGCTAGAACTCCCAAAGCATTGTCCTCCAAGACTGTATTCTCTGATGTCTCAATGCTGGAGTTACGAGCCAAGCAAGAGACCAACTTTCAAAGACATACGAGAAAATTTGCA TGAAATTTTACGGGAAGAAAAGCACCAGCAACAAGAGACAATGAGGCGAGAGAATAGGAGAGTTCAAGCAATGTCTTGGG GTGCAGACGAAGCCCCACCACCCAAACCATCACGTCAACCACAAAACTCAAGCGAATCGGGAAGTAGCATGAGCTCAGTCGCTCCAGTGTCAACATACATTGTTGCCCAGAGTCCGGAGGTACTTGCCCAACTTCTCAAGGACAACCAATCTCGGGGGGTATGTCCCTCCGTCTACACAACCCCCGCATCCCCATTTAACACACTCGCAGTGCAATTTCAAGACGAGGATCAAGCTCTAACTACCGCCATCGCTACTGACCTACCCTTCGCCCTTGACCAAACCGTAACTTCTGAAACCCCTGCCCTTCACCACGATACTCATTCGATCGAAGACATGGACTCTCTAGACAGCAATGACACAATTTCACCACTAATGTCGAGCCTTAGTATGTCCGAATCTAGTATAGTTGCACAAACCCAGTCCCCAGTTACAGGGAGAAAGCATCAAGTTAAAGACACCCAAAACTTGTACTCTGTCAGCTCGAAGCTGGTTGGCAGTATTACTGGCGATTTATATGCTCCTGTGCAAAAACTCGTCACATCAAATCCCATACCAATAACTTCATCTTCGCAGCCCGCAGGTACCTGCGGTGAAATTTACGGGCCGGTTGTTAACTTTACTCAGAGTTCTGCGATCGTAGGAAACCTTAGTCAGAGTCCAAGTCTTGGTGGTAATACCGGGGAAGGTTCAGGAAATCATGCGCAGACTGTTAGTGCCGACACGATTGTTATGGGACAAATCCAATACACGAATAGCGCTCATTTGCAAACCACCCAAGCTTCATCTAGTTCAGTGAATCATTACGGTAATTCCCCGAATCAGTCATACGTTGGTGGACAGAATGCTGCTAGCACCGGTGCAGGTTACCCACGTAGTAGTGGTTTATCCAGTGTGAGTAGTACAGTTCCTGTATCAAATACTGAGTGTCTCTACGGCCCCGTTATGAAATTTCGCGCTAGAGCTACGGTTCAAAATCAAAGTGCAAATCCAATGTCCTCAACACCTCCAAGTGTATCACATATTCAAAATGCGAGAAGTAATTTAGTGTATAGCCCCATGCCGGGACAAAATTATCAGCCGCAACCATTTTATCCAcaaaattatcaagatcaaGAACAAGTCTATTCTAACGTGGTTCAAGCACGACCACTTTCTTACGGGTCTCGAGCCCAGTCTGGTCAAAACTTTCAAAGACAAAGCTCCCAGGGGCAATATGTCATTTATTCGCAAAACCAGCAATGCGAGCAACAAAACGGTGCAAATCCTATTTATACGGTTCATGCCACACCTACATCTGTCGCCCAAGCTCAGTGTTTCAATCAAGCATATTCAATGCAAAGCGGTCCTACTCATAGTCAGCCTTTTCAACAGGCCACACCCCCTCAAACTTCACATCCCGTTCAGTCCTATATGAGTACTTCCAATCATTCAACTCAGCAAGAATTATTGACAACTTTAGCAAATACTGAGGCCTCACAAATTTCACATCAACATTCGGATAGCTCAATATTGCAAAGTTCACTCTCTGGGGCAACGGGCGTGGTGAAAGGTCACGGCTCTCAGGTACACCATTCTACCTCCAATCCCATAACGTCGCAAACAAATCAACGTACCCAAGTAGCGACGGGTGTTAATGTAACGCAGCAACAAAGTCTTCACACACAATTGGCGACGGCAGTACCGAGGTCAAATCCGCCCTTGTTGGCGACTGGGATAGCAAAGATAACTACGTTTGTAACTCATAAATCTGACGAACAGTTGACCCGTTCTATCAACAGTGCGTTATCTAGTTCCCTGGTGTCGTCAGCCGTTAGCGACAGCACTATTTCGTCGACCAGTTCGGTGACGGAGGAAAGCCAACAAGATCAG CGAAACACACAATCGCAGCTGTTCGATGGCGCTATCGAGCACTTTGGTCATAGTGTGGACGATGAACAGAAATTACTCGAACAAAGACTACTAGAACAGCAACGTCAGTCCGAAGAAGATAGCAGGTGGCTCGCGAGAGAAGAG AAACGACTTTCGATCGCAACTAGTGGCGACGAAAGTGGAAGTCCTCTAGGACCTCGTTCGGTGACCCAATCACCCAGTAATGAAGCTACACCCGTCAACACAGGATCCCTTGGTCTAGATAAGGGCTCTGATAAAGTTATCATCGTCAAG AAAATGGAACCGACACCGACAGCCGATTTAGATAGGACTAACGACAAAGTATATGACTGTACAACGAGTGTCGTCAGAGCTGTTATGTCTCTTTCCCAGG GTGTGCAACAAAGTAAAGCCGAACAGTATCTTGAGCTGGTAAGAAAGGTGGGCGTGGAACTACGAGCACTCCTCACATCTGTGGATTCTCTAATGGAAATCTTACCGGCATGCGCGCATCGAGAAGTAGAAATGGCTCACAAAGTTCTGAGCAAAGATATGGCTGAACTTGTTTCCGCTATGAAATTGGCCCAGAGCTACAGTGCCACAACTTTAGATGCAGAGTATAGAAA agGCATGTTATCCGCAGCGCATATATTGGCTATGGATGCGAAAAATCTTTTGGATGTCATTGACTCCATACGAATCCGTTACCCGTATGTTAACGAACAAATTTGTCAAAGAGTGGAGGGATCTAGTGAGCCCGAATTGTCTGTAGAAAATAAAGTTCATTCCAGCCAATCTGGAGAGATACTAAGAAGGAGTCAGTCAACCGAACGGCATGGATCAATGTTTAGGCAAAGCCAAAGTGGAGACGTGTTGCACAGAATGGGCCAATCGGTAGAGAGAACACCTCAG GATAGCCAATCAGATGTTAGTTGCAATTCTACAATAGAAAGAAGACATCATATGGTGACGAACAGTTTGGAACGTAATTCGACAGCAAGAAGACAAATGGCGACTAATAGTTTGGAGAGAAAGAGGCCGTCCCTATCATGCAATATGGGGATTCCTGGCAATCTGGCCAATCTTCCGCCATTGGTTCCGGTTTCTTGTAGCATAGTCCAGTCAGCTACACCAGTCATACATCCGAGTCATGTGGGTGGAACTGCAGTTGCCAACCAATCTTCTTCCATGTTTGCAGTTCACAATGAAACGTACAATGAAACATCCAACGAAACGCTACCAAATGACAGCTAA